TATATCCCCCCTTCAAAAACGGCTGTTATTTTAATTAACAGCTGTTTTTGATTTTGTCAAAATTATTACAAAATTAATAATCGATTGCAGTTATTTAAAAAATAATTTTCTTTTTGTTTTTGATATGGTATTATATCAATTAGTAAATTTTGGAGTTAAGATGAAACCGACAGTAGCAATAGTAGGAAAGCCTAATGTAGGAAAATCTACATTTTTTAATAAAGTAAGTGGCAGACGAATTTCAATCGTACAAGATGTTCCGGGAGTAACAAGAGATCGAATTTTATCTGATGCTGAATGGTGCGGATATAAATTTAATCTTATAGATACAGGCGGACTTGAACCAGCATCAGAAGATAAAATGCATCAGCATATAAGAAAACAAGCTGAGCTTGCAATAGCTACTGCTGATGTTATAATATTTTTTACTGATCTAAAGCAGGGTATAACTACATCTGATTATGACATTGCAGATATGCTGCGTTTGGTCAACAAACCAGTCATTTTGGCTGTTAACAAAATGGATGTTTATAATCCAGAATTACTGTATGATTTTTATGCTTTGGGTTTTTCAGAACCTTATGGTATAAGCGCAGAACAGGGTTTGGGAATAGGAGATATTCTTGATAAAATTGTAAGCTATTTTCCCAAAATCGAATACGATGACGAATATAAGGATGCAATTAAAATAGCCGTTGTAGGAAAGCCTAACGCCGGCAAATCGTCTTTGGTAAACAGAATTTTAGGTGAAGAAAGAGTTATTGTAAGCGATATTGCAGGAACTACACGAGATTCAATTGATACACCCATTACAATAGACGGTGTTGATTATGTAATAATAGATACTGCAGGATTAAGACGAAGAAGGTCAGTTGATTCTGCTATTGAAGCAATAAGTGCAATTCAAGCTATGAAAGCCATAGAAAGAGCAGATGTAGTGCTTATTGTGATGGACGCTTCAGAAGAAGAAATATCCGAACAGGACATAAGAATTGCGGGTTATGTTCATGAAGAAGGCAAGCCGTCAGTCATTGTTATGAACAAATGGGATATTGTTGAAAAAAATTCGTTTACTATAGAAAAATACAAAAATCAGCTTGATGAAAAGCTGAAATTTATGAGCTATTATCAGTCAATTTTTATTTCAGCAAAAACAGGTCTTAGGACTTCTAAGCTGTTAGAATTGGTTAAAAAAGTTTATGACAATAGTCGTAGAAGATTGCCTACAGGTGTTTTGAATGATATTGTAAGCAACGCAATAGC
The sequence above is drawn from the Clostridia bacterium genome and encodes:
- the der gene encoding ribosome biogenesis GTPase Der, whose protein sequence is MKPTVAIVGKPNVGKSTFFNKVSGRRISIVQDVPGVTRDRILSDAEWCGYKFNLIDTGGLEPASEDKMHQHIRKQAELAIATADVIIFFTDLKQGITTSDYDIADMLRLVNKPVILAVNKMDVYNPELLYDFYALGFSEPYGISAEQGLGIGDILDKIVSYFPKIEYDDEYKDAIKIAVVGKPNAGKSSLVNRILGEERVIVSDIAGTTRDSIDTPITIDGVDYVIIDTAGLRRRRSVDSAIEAISAIQAMKAIERADVVLIVMDASEEEISEQDIRIAGYVHEEGKPSVIVMNKWDIVEKNSFTIEKYKNQLDEKLKFMSYYQSIFISAKTGLRTSKLLELVKKVYDNSRRRLPTGVLNDIVSNAIAAVEPPSSAGRKLKIYYATQTQVAPPVFVFFVNDFRLMHFSYERYLENCIRNAIDFSGTPIKIQQKNKTREV